The Neodiprion fabricii isolate iyNeoFabr1 chromosome 4, iyNeoFabr1.1, whole genome shotgun sequence genome window below encodes:
- the LOC124181006 gene encoding esterase FE4-like — protein sequence MWRSVIVMFISLGIVWSHNRLPPRVTTQYGTYVGVWTETVSKQPIASFLGIPYAEKPVDHLRFKKPVPWTDHWRRGRNATQYRGPCLSIEGSGKGSEDCLYLNIFTRQEIQNSKREINSTKRAVMVFVINDIFGNNDNSLYKPDYLLEHDIILITVNYRLDFFGFFTTGNHVAPGNNGLKDILEALRWIQENVAAFGGDQNRVTLMGHGLGAGAVHLLALSEKSEGLFHRYITQSGAAHMPWSYRLHATAVNTSLEFAASLNCTRDTKWEIVQCLRKIENFTSNEDDLEIVRGWNRFGPTDEPESDEAVITDHPQTLMSEGKARDIPWLTGVVADEGLVVTILFHKNESLCHWELTENFEEIVKAVTNCEYSVKNTTKYANELLNFYFDDNVAINCATNFIEFAGDAVVNWPVHNAVSIQAKKMKSPVYFYKFNYIGTFTATQKDDDLKNYGVCHGDDLNYLFSLLNELHANDLQLSDTSNDTSMKYYVTEMWANFTKNGVPVLSYMPEWEPYTEGHAYNEFTQDANFTMKEEFYPDRMKFWTNLNDKLLIIPEKDNSEGPDGRSTGSQCLFKTSVVLLLHLLIVIIFAR from the exons ATGTGGCGCAGTGTGATTGTGATGTTTATTTCGCTGGGAATAGTATGGAGCCATAATCGACTGCCACCCCGGGTGACAACGCAATACGGAACCTACGTAGGAGTCTGGACTGAAACCGTCTCGAAACAACCCATTGCCAGTTTCCTTGGGATTCCTTATGCCGAAAAGCCTGTTGACCATCTGCGATTcaag AAACCAGTACCATGGACGGATCACTGGCGAAGAGGACGAAATGCTACACAATACCGTGGACCCTGTTTATCAATCGAAGGATCCGGGAAAGGGAGCGAGGATTGCCTATACTTGAACATATTCACCCGCCAA GAAATCCAAAACTCCAAGCGCGAGATTAACTCAACGAAACGGGCCGTGATGGTGTTCGTCATTAACGATATCTTCGGAAATAACGATAATTCCCTTTATAAGCCAGACTACCTCCTCGAACATGACATAATTTTGATCACCGTGAACTATCGTCTTGATTTTTTTG GCTTTTTCACCACCGGCAACCACGTTGCCCCGGGTAACAACGGCCTGAAGGATATCCTGGAAGCGCTTAGGTGGATTCAGGAGAATGTAGCGGCCTTCGGGGGTGACCAGAACAGAGTAACCCTGATGGGGCACGGTCTGGGCGCTGGTGCTGTCCATTTGCTGGCCCTCTCGGAAAAATCTGAAGGTCTGTTTCACAGATACATAACACAGAGTGGAGCGGCCCACATGCCCTGGTCCTACCGCTTGCACGCCACGGCGGTAAATACGTCTTTGGAGTTTGCCGCATCTTTAAACTGCACCCGCGACACCAAGTGGGAAATTGTTCAGTGTCTGCGGAAAATTGAGAACTTCACGAGCAACGAAGATGACCTCGAG ATAGTCAGAGGATGGAACAGATTCGGTCCTACGGACGAGCCGGAGTCCGATGAGGCCGTCATCACTGATCATCCGCAAACGCTCATGTCGGAGGGAAAAGCTCGCGACATTCCGTGGCTAACTGGTGTTGTTGCTGACGAAGGCCTCGTGGTAACTATTC tatttcatAAAAACGAATCACTGTGTCACTGGGAGCTGACCGAAAACTTTGAGGAAATCGTCAAGGCCGTAACAAACTGCGAATATTCTGTGAAGAACACGACCAAATACGCAAATGAGCTGTTAAATTTCTACTTCGACGATAACGTAGCAATTAATTGTGCGACGAACTTTATCGAG TTTGCTGGAGACGCCGTGGTCAATTGGCCGGTTCACAACGCGGTATCGATCCAGGCGAAAAAAATGAAGTCTcctgtatatttttacaaattcaacTATATCGGCACTTTCACCGCAACTCAGAAAGACGATGATCTGAAAAATTACG GTGTCTGTCACGGAGACGATTTAAATTACCTTTTCTCACTGCTCAACGAATTGCACGCGAACGACCTGCAGCTGAGTGACACTTCGAACGATACCTCAATGAAGTACTATGTTACTGAAATGTGGGCGAACTTCACAAAGAATGG AGTCCCCGTTCTGTCGTACATGCCTGAGTGGGAACCTTATACGGAGGGACATGCCTATAACGAGTTCACGCAAGATGCAAATTTCACAATGAAGGAGGAATTTTATCCGGACAGAATGAAGTTCTGGACCAACCTAAAtgacaaattattaataataccAGAAAAGGACAACTCTGAAGGACCTGATGGGCGGAGCACGGGATCTCAATGTCTTTTTAAGACATCTGTGGTCTTGCTGCTGCATCTTTTGATAGTAATCATTTTCGCGCGTTGA